The Victivallis sp. Marseille-Q1083 DNA window CCGGCAAGCCGGATATTCTCCAGCGTCGCCGCCAGCACCTCGCGATAATCGAGTTCCGTTCCGTCGAACAGTTCCGGCCGCTCCAGCAGCGCGCAACCGGCCGGAACGGCCGCCGCCGCCACCCGGGCGCCGTAAACCGGATCGTCCTGAAACTGCCGGCAGGCCGCCGCCATCGTCCGCCACGCCTGCAGCAATGTCGCGCCATCCAGCCACTCCGCCGTCGATTTGGCATAGCAATCGGCCTGCGTCTCCGGATGACGTTCGAGCGCCGCCAGCATCGAATCGAGGTAGTTGCGGACAGCACCGGCCGCCGGTCCGTAGTAGCCGGCGACAAACTCATCGATCAGGGCATCGGTATCGCGGTCGGGATTCCACAACAGCTTGCCGAGCAGCCAGACCCGCAGATCGCCGAGGTCGGCAATCCGGCCGCCGCCGTTCCAGGCGCCCTGTTCGTAAATATCGACCGCCCCGCAATCGCGGAACAGCCGCAGGTCCGCCGCGATGGTATGCCAATTCGGATGCGGCTGGTAATATTTGGCAAAATCGGTGACATAGTTCCAGATCATCAACTGCCGGGCAGCCCGATGCCAGCCGGTCAAATCTTCGACCAACGCCCGGTTGGCGCCGGCAGTCAGCGGCTGAAAACTCCTCGCTTCGATCGTACAATACCGGACGATGACATTGTCCAGCGGCCGGACGGTTTCCGGCGGCGTCCGGGTATATTGGTAGCCGAGCGTTTCGACCAGCACGCCGGGAAACTCCTTTGCCACCGCCGCGGCCACCTCATTGACCGCATCGAGCAGCAGGTCGGCCTGGTTGCCGCGGACGGCCACCCAGGCGGCGCACCTTGCGCACTGGCAGAAATTGAGGTTGTCATTCTGCGAAACCGAAACATAACGGCAGCCGTCACCGTCGGAGCGCAGCCATTGCAGCACATTCGCGGTCAACTCCCGGCGCAATTCCGGATTGGTCAAACAGAGCTGGTAATGCAAATTCAACCGCCTGCCGTTCCGCTCGGCAAACCATTCCGGATGACGTTCGTAATATTTGCCGGCCGGCATCAGCGGCTGGGTGTCGCTGAAGGTGTGAACGCCGCCGAGCAGCCGGACGCCGCCGCCCCACTCGGGAAAACCGCCGGTGCCGTTGCAGCGGAGACGGGCCGTGAATGCCGGCGTCCGGTACGCCAGATCATACCCCGCCGAGCGGACCGCAAACGCCGGGACGGAGCGTTCATCCAGCT harbors:
- a CDS encoding DUF4838 domain-containing protein, giving the protein MRVIAMFSLLLLTAEAVPAMTPLIENGRSDYRIVVAPDAVPAERTAAGELQHFLAEISGVELPIVAGADGPAIYVGQSKETAVALGVADWRTLKPDEIRLKTVGDSLYLAGDRPRGTLYAVYELLETRFGVRFWTAEATDVPKRELLELPQLDERSVPAFAVRSAGYDLAYRTPAFTARLRCNGTGGFPEWGGGVRLLGGVHTFSDTQPLMPAGKYYERHPEWFAERNGRRLNLHYQLCLTNPELRRELTANVLQWLRSDGDGCRYVSVSQNDNLNFCQCARCAAWVAVRGNQADLLLDAVNEVAAAVAKEFPGVLVETLGYQYTRTPPETVRPLDNVIVRYCTIEARSFQPLTAGANRALVEDLTGWHRAARQLMIWNYVTDFAKYYQPHPNWHTIAADLRLFRDCGAVDIYEQGAWNGGGRIADLGDLRVWLLGKLLWNPDRDTDALIDEFVAGYYGPAAGAVRNYLDSMLAALERHPETQADCYAKSTAEWLDGATLLQAWRTMAAACRQFQDDPVYGARVAAAAVPAGCALLERPELFDGTELDYREVLAATLENIRLAGVDRLNEGGLTPEHWAEQLEWRFQLRSGQPLADDGPAPAVAAGRPYHAWAVGRIADLYALNRELFRTADPAASLGYAVRMPNTHNDWYVQSFDWPEGEFELYVEVRCDSDQPSGDAIRIGTYDWNARLENSKDFPAGTIAGPTYRAVEFGPVKLQKGMCIFIAPVVNPAVKNIWIDRLILLPRR